The Candidatus Thermokryptus mobilis genome contains a region encoding:
- a CDS encoding tetratricopeptide repeat protein produces the protein MKGFLGFILSAILSASVFSQDAEKAIKRMTQPDVMVVVDEYVDGSFVGTRAIAVSIENELLKEGFKVIDYHMFENLRAKELEASEGNPEKAREYSNRFGAEIIILGYAQAEYGGETEFYDVKQHKYTGQVDIKIIYAETGELIGSVTASDRRFGQDKKGAVNALFKSLASKVTKNVISKLKERMKEEEQARKIEIAVYGISPSKALALESKLKDAISSVKALKYKFFDTNVLVFDAIISSEEQLRRELANYGELKIVKLTPRRVTLSPPEMEREAKSTATEGILDIVDFSIPPIFPSQYSFYAYNPIGQLTVENPTNREIRNVKISILIPDYMKVPSEKVVSVIKPNSKEQITVPVTFDIKSLLKLNENVIAQAQAKVTYTSGGKVEERSLSKPVTIYNRNSISWRIPESVCSFVTPNDGVVKEFARVVLGSVKLPETNLPRNVINAIVIYNAVRTYGIKYVSDPWKVAGGEILDNVYFPRELLYYKTGDCDDHAILLASLLESVGIRTAFILTSDHIFLIFDTGVPKKNAYLVSFNPGDYIIYDGSVWLPIETTLINESFTTAWKTGAEEYYKLGGLDKIGALEVKEGIIFKSGNIYIIDVHRGWKVFPPVDVEGLPGPQTKPDISLVSSSVLKDLDMFKESYRQTLTEMINTLGSKGDEVSINKIAKILVLFDRYDDAEKYVSKFSGAVTYNSLGNIYFLKNEPSKAFEFYKKSIELDPNDGGVYLNAGLLFYLNDEPETAQEFFELAISKFKTPEEAYEVLGIEDILREFEGVAAEKKDVSKKQVSKEELKKLIEEASKVSTQQSKKGKEYKKEEIFEKGQNVFVFGGRRGADPTQLQTVKSLLYWKF, from the coding sequence ATGAAGGGATTTTTAGGTTTCATTTTAAGCGCTATTCTTTCAGCATCTGTTTTTTCACAAGATGCTGAAAAGGCGATCAAAAGGATGACGCAACCAGATGTCATGGTCGTAGTGGATGAGTATGTTGATGGAAGTTTCGTTGGGACACGGGCTATAGCTGTTAGCATTGAAAACGAACTTTTGAAAGAGGGGTTTAAGGTTATTGATTATCATATGTTTGAAAATCTGAGGGCAAAAGAGCTTGAAGCGTCCGAGGGAAATCCTGAAAAAGCAAGGGAATATTCAAACCGTTTTGGCGCTGAGATTATAATTCTTGGATATGCACAAGCTGAATACGGTGGGGAAACGGAGTTTTACGATGTAAAACAGCATAAATACACAGGACAGGTTGACATTAAAATTATTTATGCTGAAACAGGTGAATTGATAGGTTCAGTTACAGCGAGTGATAGGAGATTTGGTCAAGATAAAAAGGGAGCGGTGAATGCATTGTTTAAAAGTTTAGCTTCAAAAGTTACTAAAAATGTTATAAGTAAGTTAAAGGAGAGAATGAAAGAGGAGGAGCAAGCGAGGAAAATTGAAATAGCAGTTTATGGAATTTCCCCGAGTAAGGCGCTTGCGCTTGAATCAAAGTTAAAAGATGCGATTTCATCTGTTAAGGCGTTAAAATATAAGTTTTTTGACACAAATGTCCTTGTCTTTGATGCTATTATTTCCAGTGAAGAGCAGCTCAGGCGTGAGCTGGCAAATTATGGAGAGCTTAAAATTGTGAAATTGACGCCGAGGCGGGTGACCTTAAGCCCGCCGGAGATGGAAAGGGAAGCAAAGTCAACGGCAACCGAGGGGATACTTGATATAGTTGATTTTTCAATTCCGCCGATTTTCCCATCCCAATATAGTTTTTATGCTTATAATCCGATCGGTCAATTGACGGTTGAAAATCCAACGAATAGGGAGATTCGCAATGTTAAAATTTCAATTTTGATCCCAGATTATATGAAAGTGCCAAGTGAGAAAGTTGTTTCGGTGATTAAGCCGAATTCAAAAGAGCAAATAACTGTTCCAGTCACTTTTGACATTAAATCGTTGTTGAAGTTGAATGAAAATGTAATCGCACAAGCACAGGCAAAAGTTACCTACACATCTGGTGGCAAAGTTGAAGAGAGAAGTTTGTCAAAGCCAGTGACGATTTATAATAGAAATTCTATTTCATGGAGGATTCCTGAATCGGTTTGTTCTTTTGTCACACCAAATGATGGGGTCGTCAAGGAATTTGCAAGAGTTGTTCTTGGCTCGGTGAAACTTCCCGAGACAAACCTTCCAAGGAATGTAATCAATGCAATTGTCATTTATAATGCTGTTCGCACATACGGGATAAAATATGTTTCCGACCCTTGGAAAGTCGCAGGTGGAGAAATTCTTGACAATGTTTATTTCCCAAGGGAGTTGCTTTATTATAAAACTGGTGACTGCGATGACCACGCTATTTTGCTTGCCTCTCTTCTTGAAAGCGTTGGAATTAGAACAGCTTTTATACTTACATCTGATCACATATTTTTGATTTTTGATACAGGTGTTCCAAAGAAGAACGCTTATCTTGTGAGTTTTAATCCTGGTGATTACATAATTTATGATGGCAGTGTTTGGTTGCCAATAGAGACGACTTTGATAAATGAATCCTTCACAACGGCTTGGAAGACAGGGGCAGAGGAGTATTATAAGCTTGGTGGTTTAGATAAGATTGGAGCATTGGAAGTTAAGGAAGGCATAATTTTTAAATCGGGAAATATCTATATAATTGATGTTCATCGGGGCTGGAAAGTTTTTCCACCTGTTGATGTTGAAGGACTCCCAGGACCACAGACAAAACCGGATATTTCGCTTGTCTCGTCAAGTGTATTAAAGGATTTAGATATGTTCAAGGAAAGTTACAGGCAGACATTAACAGAAATGATCAATACGCTTGGAAGCAAAGGGGATGAGGTTTCAATTAATAAAATTGCAAAGATACTTGTTTTGTTTGATAGGTATGATGATGCTGAAAAGTATGTCTCAAAATTTTCTGGCGCTGTTACATATAATTCCCTTGGTAATATTTACTTTTTGAAAAATGAACCCTCAAAGGCGTTTGAATTTTACAAGAAAAGCATTGAACTTGACCCCAACGATGGGGGCGTTTATCTTAACGCTGGTCTTCTCTTTTATTTGAACGATGAACCCGAAACGGCACAGGAATTTTTTGAGCTGGCGATATCTAAATTTAAAACACCAGAAGAAGCATACGAGGTGCTTGGAATTGAAGATATATTGCGGGAGTTTGAGGGTGTAGCAGCTGAAAAGAAAGATGTTTCAAAGAAGCAAGTTTCAAAGGAGGAGTTGAAGAAATTAATTGAAGAAGCTTCAAAGGTATCAACTCAACAGTCAAAGAAAGGGAAGGAATACAAAAAAGAGGAAATTTTTGAAAAGGGACAGAATGTCTTTGTGTTTGGAGGTAGGAGAGGGGCTGACCCAACACAATTGCAGACGGTTAAATCGCTGCTTTACTGGAAGTTCTAA
- a CDS encoding CHASE2 domain-containing protein — MKFFQRKRIRYVPFGMLFATVSILLAFLLFKTDIFGGFFKALEYKSLDVMFKWRGAVLPNPNLIIVKIDERELIDFGYPIPHNITAQAIYYMTEAGAKAIGIDLFLNKQSEEALNKLLVYSTEYSNVYLAVGPYRPSGISDEELDFYIDSLVHYKVSKWGVPIQPQMKRYFHRSVTFAGKSFDELVDACLGIGHVAILPDPFDGVQRRVPLFVEYAGRIYPSLGAVLAFEYLGIDYKNVKIIKKRNEIVFSFDGLQIPTSLKSELFVNYAGPDTIFRQVSLYKVIEAGINGDKEFLSQFKNAVVIIGPTARSLGDLGPNPFSEKSPNVYIHANVFNTIVSQNFIRPVSWRVQLLIMIVLTMIVGISGFITRFHNSLILTVAILVGYFAFSFLSFTQLLRWFYNAEPTLSILICYISSVSYLTIRENKQKQQIRSMFEKYVDASVVDKLIENPELMALGGEERELTILFSDIQGFTTMSEKLTPHELVTLLNELLDELSLIIFKNKGTIDKYIGDAIMAFWGAPIPDENHAYNACVTAIEMQEKLKELRERWRKLGRPEIKMRIGINTGRVIVGNMGSKVKFNYTVIGDDVNLASRLEGANKEYGTSIMIGESTYEKVKDKVVVRELDLLVVKGKTEPVKVYELIGLVNNTLPSWINEFIEVYREALKLYREREWDRAIELFSRALEIYPDDYTCKLYIQRCLYFKEVPPPEDWSGVFVMQTK, encoded by the coding sequence ATGAAATTTTTTCAGCGAAAGAGGATTAGGTATGTACCATTCGGTATGTTGTTTGCTACAGTTTCAATTTTGCTTGCTTTCCTCTTGTTTAAGACGGATATATTTGGAGGCTTCTTCAAAGCGCTTGAATATAAATCACTTGATGTTATGTTTAAATGGCGTGGCGCTGTGCTTCCAAATCCAAATTTAATAATCGTCAAGATTGACGAAAGGGAACTTATAGATTTCGGCTACCCAATTCCCCACAACATTACAGCCCAAGCGATATACTACATGACTGAAGCCGGTGCAAAGGCAATAGGTATAGACCTTTTTCTCAACAAGCAAAGCGAAGAAGCGTTAAATAAATTGCTTGTGTATTCAACTGAATATTCAAATGTTTACCTTGCTGTTGGACCTTATCGTCCAAGTGGGATTTCCGATGAAGAGCTTGACTTTTATATAGATAGCCTCGTTCATTATAAAGTGAGTAAATGGGGCGTTCCAATCCAGCCACAAATGAAGAGATATTTCCATCGTTCTGTCACATTTGCTGGTAAGTCATTTGATGAGCTTGTTGATGCTTGCTTGGGAATTGGGCATGTTGCAATTTTGCCCGACCCTTTTGATGGGGTACAGCGTCGTGTCCCGTTGTTTGTTGAATATGCCGGCAGGATTTATCCCTCTCTTGGAGCTGTGCTCGCATTTGAATATCTCGGAATTGATTATAAAAATGTGAAGATAATAAAAAAGAGAAACGAGATTGTTTTTTCTTTTGATGGGCTTCAAATACCGACAAGCTTAAAGTCGGAACTTTTTGTCAACTATGCTGGACCCGACACAATTTTTAGGCAAGTTTCACTTTATAAGGTTATTGAGGCGGGGATAAATGGAGACAAGGAATTTTTATCGCAATTTAAAAATGCGGTCGTCATCATAGGACCAACTGCTCGCTCGCTTGGGGACCTTGGACCAAATCCCTTCTCTGAAAAATCCCCGAATGTTTATATACATGCGAATGTTTTTAACACCATTGTATCTCAAAATTTTATCCGTCCGGTTAGTTGGCGGGTTCAGCTTCTCATTATGATTGTATTAACGATGATAGTTGGCATTTCTGGCTTCATAACGAGGTTTCACAATAGTTTGATTTTAACGGTGGCGATACTCGTTGGATATTTTGCTTTTTCGTTTTTATCTTTCACGCAACTTTTAAGATGGTTTTACAATGCTGAGCCAACGCTTAGCATTTTAATTTGCTATATTTCTTCGGTGAGCTATTTGACGATAAGGGAGAACAAGCAAAAGCAGCAGATAAGAAGTATGTTTGAAAAGTATGTTGATGCTTCGGTTGTTGATAAATTGATTGAAAATCCAGAGCTTATGGCTTTGGGTGGGGAGGAGAGAGAATTGACGATTTTGTTCAGCGATATTCAGGGTTTTACAACTATGAGCGAGAAATTGACACCACATGAACTTGTAACTTTATTGAACGAACTTCTTGATGAACTTTCGCTTATAATTTTTAAGAACAAGGGAACTATTGATAAGTACATAGGTGATGCGATTATGGCCTTTTGGGGCGCCCCGATCCCGGACGAAAACCATGCATACAACGCTTGTGTCACGGCAATTGAAATGCAGGAGAAATTAAAAGAACTTCGTGAAAGGTGGAGAAAGCTCGGTAGACCTGAAATAAAAATGCGAATCGGTATAAACACTGGAAGAGTCATAGTCGGAAACATGGGTTCAAAGGTTAAATTCAATTACACTGTGATAGGGGATGATGTGAATCTTGCATCTCGGCTTGAGGGTGCAAATAAAGAATATGGGACAAGTATAATGATAGGCGAATCAACCTATGAGAAAGTTAAAGATAAAGTCGTCGTGAGGGAACTTGACCTTCTTGTTGTCAAGGGTAAAACTGAACCTGTTAAGGTTTATGAACTTATAGGTCTTGTTAACAATACATTACCAAGTTGGATAAATGAGTTTATTGAAGTTTATCGCGAGGCGTTGAAGCTTTACCGTGAGAGGGAGTGGGATAGGGCGATTGAACTATTTTCAAGGGCGCTTGAGATTTATCCGGACGATTATACTTGTAAGTTATATATTCAGCGATGTTTATATTTCAAAGAGGTCCCACCACCTGAAGATTGGAGCGGTGTTTTCGTAATGCAAACCAAGTGA
- a CDS encoding biotin--[acetyl-CoA-carboxylase] ligase, with translation MELTEEHITSNLGTTIFGRRIISFKSIKSTMDYAKSLAERDEPEGTIVIADYQSKGRGRFGRVWTSEPGKNILMSIIIRPSIPLEKFGLISFLSAVSVAEAIEKIANVKVNTKWPNDLLINGKKVSGILMEASITADKGDFVILGIGVNVNQEGFPKEIKNYATSLLIETGKYYDRVALLQEILRSLESNYLKVNQTHDFTEIMKKWKEKCSMLGKEITLIHAGKTINGTAVDVDSKGFLQLKVGESTISLSSGEVTIVK, from the coding sequence ATGGAACTAACGGAAGAGCACATAACATCAAATCTTGGGACGACGATTTTCGGAAGGAGAATAATTTCTTTTAAAAGTATAAAATCCACAATGGACTATGCCAAATCACTTGCTGAAAGAGATGAACCCGAGGGAACAATTGTTATAGCTGATTATCAGTCAAAAGGGAGAGGTAGATTTGGGCGGGTTTGGACTTCAGAGCCGGGGAAAAATATCTTGATGTCAATTATAATCCGACCTTCAATACCGCTTGAAAAGTTTGGTTTGATTTCATTTTTAAGTGCTGTTTCCGTGGCTGAAGCAATTGAGAAAATCGCAAATGTTAAAGTTAACACGAAATGGCCAAACGACCTTTTGATAAACGGAAAAAAAGTTTCTGGAATACTTATGGAAGCATCAATAACCGCTGATAAAGGCGATTTTGTTATACTTGGAATCGGTGTCAATGTAAATCAAGAGGGGTTCCCAAAGGAAATTAAAAATTATGCGACTTCACTTTTAATTGAGACAGGAAAGTATTATGACAGAGTTGCTCTCCTTCAAGAAATTTTGCGCTCGCTTGAGTCAAATTATCTAAAAGTCAATCAAACCCATGATTTCACTGAAATTATGAAAAAGTGGAAAGAGAAATGTTCAATGCTCGGCAAGGAAATTACACTTATACACGCAGGTAAGACGATAAATGGAACTGCTGTTGATGTTGATTCCAAAGGATTCCTTCAGCTCAAAGTCGGGGAATCCACGATCAGTTTATCTTCGGGGGAAGTGACCATTGTCAAGTGA
- a CDS encoding ABC transporter ATP-binding protein yields MNQSKLLLRVKNLAVHFTTDGKIIKAVDGISFEIDEGETVAFVGESGSGKSVTALSIVRLIDPPGKIVNGEILWKDEIDLLKVDEDTMRKIRGREISIIFQDVSNSLNPVLSVGQQVAEVFTSHFMMNKKEARERVFELFEKIGIKEPGKIFDLYPHQLSGGLKQRILIAIAFALKPKLVIADEPTSSVDALTQYQILELFNSLQKEYKTSILLITHNFGIVTKISKRVYVMHKGKIVESGDTSAVLSKPSHPYTIKLIESAKFLSL; encoded by the coding sequence TTGAATCAAAGTAAATTGCTTTTAAGGGTTAAAAATCTCGCTGTACATTTCACAACCGATGGCAAAATTATAAAAGCAGTTGACGGGATCTCATTTGAAATAGATGAAGGTGAAACCGTCGCTTTTGTGGGGGAATCTGGAAGTGGCAAAAGCGTAACAGCTTTATCCATCGTTCGGCTCATTGATCCGCCTGGTAAAATCGTAAATGGCGAAATCCTATGGAAAGACGAGATTGACCTTTTGAAAGTTGATGAAGACACAATGAGAAAAATCAGAGGGCGTGAAATAAGCATAATTTTCCAAGATGTTTCAAACTCGTTAAACCCCGTCCTCTCGGTTGGACAACAAGTAGCTGAGGTCTTCACATCTCACTTTATGATGAACAAAAAAGAAGCGCGCGAAAGGGTTTTTGAATTATTTGAAAAAATCGGAATAAAGGAGCCGGGAAAAATTTTTGATCTTTACCCACATCAACTTTCGGGTGGATTAAAACAAAGGATTTTAATAGCGATTGCTTTTGCACTTAAACCGAAGCTTGTCATCGCCGACGAGCCAACATCATCGGTTGACGCTCTAACCCAATATCAAATCCTTGAACTTTTCAATTCACTCCAAAAGGAATATAAAACATCTATTTTACTCATAACGCATAACTTTGGCATCGTAACAAAAATATCAAAAAGAGTTTATGTCATGCACAAAGGCAAAATCGTTGAAAGTGGTGATACCTCAGCTGTCCTATCAAAACCATCGCATCCATATACAATAAAACTAATTGAATCAGCCAAATTTTTATCGCTTTGA
- a CDS encoding C40 family peptidase, whose product MRAIIFLCLFLISCLPAVRYSNITEKRIPKEAKPSDLKKAIINEVKNHIGTLYKKGSDGIKGMDCSYFTMIVFKNAIGLNLPRTTSEQFKLGSLITDYDSLEVGDLLFFNTTGEIASHVGIYIGDGLFAHASVSEGVTISSINNPYYRKRFNGAKRIIESK is encoded by the coding sequence GTGAGAGCGATAATTTTTCTATGTTTGTTTCTCATCTCATGTTTACCCGCAGTAAGATATTCAAACATCACCGAAAAAAGAATTCCAAAGGAAGCAAAACCATCCGATCTCAAAAAAGCTATTATCAACGAGGTCAAAAACCACATCGGCACACTATATAAAAAAGGCAGCGACGGAATAAAAGGAATGGATTGTTCATACTTCACGATGATTGTCTTCAAAAACGCAATTGGTTTGAACTTACCGAGGACGACATCTGAACAGTTTAAACTTGGAAGTTTAATAACCGATTACGACTCGCTTGAGGTTGGTGACCTTTTATTTTTCAACACGACCGGGGAAATAGCTTCACATGTTGGAATTTACATAGGCGACGGACTTTTCGCACACGCAAGCGTAAGTGAAGGCGTTACAATTTCTTCAATCAACAATCCATATTACCGCAAGAGATTCAACGGCGCTAAAAGAATAATTGAATCAAAGTAA
- a CDS encoding sigma-70 family RNA polymerase sigma factor — MVRITKTITNRESISIDKYLQEIGKYELLTPEEEIELARRAKQGDEKALERLIQANLRFVVSVAKQYQNQGLPLGDLINEGNLGLIKAAKRFDETRGFKFISYAVWWIRQSILQALAEQSRIVRLPLNRVGALNKIGKKLSQLEQEFEREPSTNELAEELDMSVYEVADTLKISGKHISMDAPFVQGEDNKLLDIMPNENDPMPDHELMRESLRKEIEEALSTLDQREREVVKLYFGIGYEHPLTLEEIGEKFKLTRERVRQIKEKAIRKLRHHSRSKALRAYLG, encoded by the coding sequence ATGGTGAGAATCACGAAAACCATAACAAATCGCGAAAGTATTTCAATTGATAAGTATCTTCAGGAAATAGGTAAGTATGAACTTCTTACGCCAGAGGAGGAAATTGAACTTGCAAGAAGAGCTAAACAAGGGGACGAGAAAGCACTTGAAAGGTTGATTCAAGCAAATCTTCGTTTTGTCGTCAGCGTAGCAAAACAATATCAAAACCAAGGTCTCCCACTTGGAGACCTTATAAACGAGGGTAATCTTGGACTGATAAAAGCTGCGAAAAGATTTGATGAAACGAGGGGATTTAAATTTATCTCTTATGCTGTCTGGTGGATAAGACAATCAATACTTCAAGCACTGGCTGAACAATCAAGGATCGTTCGTTTGCCTCTCAATAGAGTTGGCGCTTTGAATAAGATAGGGAAAAAACTCAGCCAACTTGAACAGGAATTTGAAAGGGAACCCAGCACTAATGAACTCGCTGAAGAACTTGACATGAGCGTGTATGAGGTTGCCGATACTTTGAAAATTTCAGGAAAACATATCTCCATGGACGCTCCCTTCGTACAAGGAGAGGATAACAAACTCCTTGACATAATGCCTAATGAAAATGACCCAATGCCCGACCATGAATTGATGAGAGAATCCCTTAGAAAAGAAATTGAAGAAGCGCTCAGCACGCTTGATCAAAGGGAAAGGGAAGTTGTTAAGCTTTACTTCGGGATCGGATATGAACATCCACTCACACTTGAAGAGATCGGTGAAAAATTCAAACTTACAAGAGAAAGGGTTAGACAGATTAAGGAAAAAGCCATCCGAAAGCTTAGACATCACTCCAGAAGCAAAGCCCTTAGAGCATATCTTGGTTAA
- a CDS encoding EutN/CcmL family microcompartment protein: MFIAKVIGTVWATIKDKNLNGFKIQIIQPLNSKQEKIGNPIIAVDTIGAGPGELVMYITAREAVIPMGVKEAPVDASIVGIIEKIDLV; the protein is encoded by the coding sequence GTGTTCATCGCAAAGGTGATCGGAACTGTTTGGGCTACGATAAAAGATAAAAATTTGAACGGGTTTAAAATTCAAATAATTCAACCGCTAAATTCAAAGCAAGAAAAGATTGGAAATCCAATTATAGCTGTTGATACTATTGGGGCTGGTCCAGGAGAATTAGTCATGTATATAACCGCTCGTGAGGCAGTTATACCAATGGGTGTTAAAGAAGCTCCCGTTGATGCTTCAATTGTAGGAATAATCGAAAAAATTGACCTTGTATAA
- a CDS encoding EutN/CcmL family microcompartment protein: MILGKVVGTVWATKKDENLTGLKFQIVKHVDLDYKVKDSFLIAVDSVGAGVGEIVLVATGSSARLTTVTKNKPVDAVIMAIVDKIDVVSD; this comes from the coding sequence ATGATATTAGGCAAAGTTGTTGGGACTGTCTGGGCGACTAAAAAGGACGAGAACTTGACAGGTTTAAAATTTCAAATTGTAAAGCATGTTGACCTTGATTATAAAGTTAAGGACAGCTTTTTAATAGCGGTTGATAGTGTTGGAGCTGGCGTTGGGGAGATCGTCCTTGTCGCCACGGGCAGTTCCGCACGACTTACCACTGTGACCAAGAATAAACCCGTTGACGCTGTTATAATGGCAATAGTTGATAAGATTGATGTTGTATCGGATTAA
- a CDS encoding sensor domain-containing diguanylate cyclase, with the protein MPKEEKNPASFIAAVAFFLMLLFLIVVIDNKTLRFVLAATLLGSLFVLLLIFLNKRKKATELSNLNVKTFKTSTQREEGFIIKKQEQTTATPTEKLNPRDEFKTLLRQVLTIIKNQIFSDSVAFYWANEDKRQMVLEEGITELGYNFVKRYNWDDDVLTDVAITGNPKILGDILAEKDVIKYQSPSVGVKSLLVYPVTYRNKVIGVILVDSKQTQTFSEDDLKNIALFADLISNLIENYTTKFDLFYSDKVLEVISDSNLTNVEQILNKVQNFAIKILDCVAFGAVLQEDEKWVVKIGQSKIGKYIDVGTPIDLTGSIVGEVITTGRAKIIPSTRTVGKVVRFTENEKINLESSIAVIPINHGFKCYGAMIFEHSKPNFFASHSDLQKLEALTKITGVILENENLNELIENYFIYDEATLLMRKNYFLLRLDAEVERKLKHGGFLSLVLFSVDNLDYIRKTYGGEATYLILPEISNIVRERINKFDLAGKLDENLIGVALVEMDATDAQLWAEKLRRSISNHEIRFEDKSFSVTITVGVSPWDGDRNAEEFFLRVMNGFLKVKQSAENIVKVF; encoded by the coding sequence ATGCCCAAAGAGGAGAAAAATCCTGCAAGTTTCATTGCTGCGGTTGCTTTCTTTCTTATGCTTTTATTTTTGATCGTCGTGATTGACAATAAAACCTTGCGCTTTGTTCTCGCGGCTACTTTACTTGGTTCATTATTCGTCTTGCTGTTAATTTTTTTAAACAAGAGAAAAAAAGCAACCGAACTTTCAAATTTGAACGTGAAAACATTCAAAACAAGCACACAACGCGAAGAAGGTTTCATAATAAAAAAACAGGAACAAACTACAGCAACACCAACGGAAAAACTAAATCCAAGAGATGAATTTAAAACGCTATTAAGACAAGTTCTCACGATAATTAAAAATCAAATTTTCTCCGATTCAGTTGCTTTCTATTGGGCAAATGAGGACAAACGACAAATGGTCCTTGAGGAGGGCATAACTGAACTTGGCTATAATTTTGTGAAAAGATATAACTGGGACGATGATGTTTTAACGGATGTAGCAATAACTGGCAACCCCAAAATTCTCGGGGATATACTTGCCGAAAAAGATGTGATAAAATATCAAAGTCCAAGCGTCGGTGTAAAATCACTGCTTGTTTATCCAGTAACATACAGAAACAAAGTCATCGGCGTCATTTTAGTTGATTCAAAACAAACCCAAACCTTTAGCGAAGACGATTTAAAAAATATCGCACTATTTGCGGATTTGATTTCAAACCTGATAGAAAATTACACTACGAAATTTGACCTTTTCTACAGTGACAAGGTTCTTGAAGTTATAAGCGATTCTAATTTGACGAATGTAGAACAAATTTTAAACAAAGTTCAAAATTTCGCCATTAAAATACTTGACTGTGTAGCGTTTGGGGCTGTGCTTCAAGAGGATGAAAAATGGGTTGTAAAAATTGGGCAATCAAAAATTGGGAAATATATTGATGTTGGGACACCCATTGACCTAACTGGGTCTATCGTTGGTGAAGTTATCACAACTGGACGAGCAAAAATAATTCCGTCCACAAGAACTGTGGGTAAAGTAGTAAGATTTACTGAAAATGAAAAAATAAATTTAGAATCGTCAATCGCTGTAATTCCGATAAACCACGGCTTCAAGTGTTATGGCGCCATGATTTTTGAACACTCAAAGCCGAACTTTTTCGCCTCTCACTCCGATTTACAAAAACTTGAGGCACTTACAAAAATAACAGGTGTAATACTTGAAAACGAAAATTTAAACGAACTTATTGAAAATTATTTCATCTATGATGAAGCGACACTTCTTATGCGTAAAAACTATTTTCTGTTGCGACTTGATGCCGAAGTAGAAAGAAAACTAAAACACGGTGGTTTCCTCTCACTCGTACTTTTTAGCGTTGATAACCTTGACTACATAAGAAAGACCTATGGTGGCGAGGCAACCTACTTAATTCTTCCTGAGATAAGTAACATAGTTAGGGAGAGGATAAACAAGTTTGATTTAGCCGGGAAACTTGATGAAAATTTAATAGGTGTAGCTCTTGTAGAAATGGATGCAACTGATGCACAACTTTGGGCGGAAAAGTTGAGAAGGAGTATATCAAACCATGAGATAAGATTTGAAGATAAAAGTTTTAGCGTAACCATTACAGTTGGCGTTTCCCCCTGGGACGGCGATAGAAATGCAGAGGAATTCTTTTTAAGAGTAATGAACGGCTTTTTAAAAGTAAAGCAATCAGCCGAAAACATAGTTAAAGTTTTCTAA